One Leptidea sinapis chromosome 32, ilLepSina1.1, whole genome shotgun sequence genomic region harbors:
- the LOC126974490 gene encoding MOB kinase activator-like 1, whose amino-acid sequence MSFLFGSRSNKTFKPKKNIPEGTHQYDLMRHAAATLGSGNLRLAVMLPDGEDLNEWVAVNTVDFFNQINMLYGTITEFCTEESCAVMSAGPKYEYHWADGHTVKKPIKCSAPKYIDYLMTWAQDQLDDETLFPSKIGVPFPKNFLPMAKTILKRLFRVYAHIYHQHFPEVVQLGEEAHLNTSFKHFIFFVQEFSLIERRELAPLQELIEKLTAKEAR is encoded by the exons ATGAGctttttatt TGGCAGTCgttcaaataaaacatttaaaccaAAGAAAAATATTCCTGAAGGAACACATCAGTATGACTTGATGAGACATGCTGCAGCCACATTAGGATCTGGCAACTTAAGACTCGCAGTGATGCTGCCCGATGGGGAAGACCTCAATGAATGGGTTGCTGTCAATA CGGTGGACTTCTTCAACCAGATTAACATGCTGTATGGTACTATCACGGAGTTCTGCACGGAAGAGTCATGTGCAGTGATGTCTGCCGGCCCCAAGTACGAGTACCACTGGGCGGACGGACACACGGTGAAGAAGCCCATCAAGTGCTCAGCACCGAAGTACATCGACTACCTGATGACGTGGGCGCAGGACCAGCTTGATGATGAGACGCTATTCCCGTCCAAGATAG GTGTGCCGTTTCCGAAGAATTTCCTACCGATGGCGAAGACAATCCTGAAGCGGCTGTTCCGAGTGTACGCGCACATCTACCACCAGCACTTCCCCGAGGTCGTGCAGCTCGGCGAGGAGGCGCATCTCAACACCTCCTTCAAACACTTCATCTTCTTCGTTCAG GAGTTCAGCCTGATAGAGCGCCGCGAGCTGGCGCCGCTGCAGGAGCTTATCGAGAAACTGACCGCCAAGGAGGCGCGGTGA
- the LOC126974366 gene encoding programmed cell death 6-interacting protein, whose protein sequence is MAELLVVPFKKSSDVDIVKPLKNLIQSTYNEGAEDIGDAITELSRLRTNAIWKVFEKSSLDDLYSYYDQLVSLESKIPPQEVQIPFKWKDAFDRGSIFGGRMSLTISSLAYERICILFNIGAMQSAIAAQQTLDTEESLKLAAKMLQQAAGIFAYLKGNVMLAVHQETTPDLNPETLNTISQLMLAQAQEVIAYKCMRDEMKESMVAKVCAQCEELYTDALRSMQNQLHKHLWERDWIPAVSSKQTLFRGATHYYQAQVCRAGKAVGEEIARLQLAVEFLKGSSGGKLLDLATKAARQLAAAVKDNDFIYHERIPDARALEPVARAAVAQVLPPPERWASARDLFAKLMPAPVQQALQASAARKAEMVNTEINKLRDATQLLNSILASLSLPACVENESGVGLPESIRVKARELREAGGTAALQRLMAELPELLQRNRDILDEATRMLREEAEADAALRAQFGARWSRTPSDTLTESFRANAAKYAQIIDNAVRADAIVRDKFNTHKESIELLSRSEGEIDAGVPHATLVAGSDAAADAVATLRALMTEVEAMKSERDAIESELKDCTVDLRERFLSALAADGALDEPALSAGALGAALGPLQRRAAATLAAQERLAERLRAAHAALVAARGGASGRDEALGRLQAAADAYRDLTANLQEGVKFYNDLTQLLVAFQNKVSDFCFARKTEKEELLKDLTQEASRAGPPRPAPEPPQQESPAVKKEVPPRPPPPTAGPPAAAALPYPTQPQGMPLPYGVAGAPYPSYAPVPALYNPYATLPYPHHVRAPLPPSYQPYQYPAQPGYPPPPAPGYHPPYQ, encoded by the exons ATGGCTGAATTGCTAGTTGTTCCGTTTAAAAAGTCCTCGGACGTAGATATCGTGAAACCGTTAAAAAACTTGATACAGTCCACATACAATGAAGGAGCTGAAGATATTGGAGATGCCATTACCGAACTTAGCCGCCTGCGCACAAATGCTATTTGGAAAGTGTTCGAGAAGTCATCTCTTGACGATCTCTACAG CTACTATGATCAGTTGGTCTCCCTGGAAAGTAAGATACCACCGCAAGAGGTTCAGATTCCTTTCAAGTGGAAAGATGCTTTTGATAGAGGGTCAATATTTGGAGGTCGGATGAGTCTAA CTATCAGCTCACTGGCATATGAGCGCATTTGTATCCTGTTTAATATTGGAGCAATGCAAAGTGCCATAGCAGCTCAGCAAACACTGGATACAGAGGAGTCATTGAAACTTGCTGCTAAAATGCTTCAG CAAGCAGCAGGTATATTTGCCTATCTGAAAGGCAATGTAATGTTGGCTGTGCACCAGGAGACCACACCAGACCTCAACCCAGAAACATTGAACACAATCTCGCAGCTTATGCTTGCTCAGGCTCAGGAAGTGATAGCTTACAAATGTATGAGAG ATGAAATGAAAGAGAGCATGGTAGCAAAGGTTTGTGCTCAGTGTGAGGAGCTGTACACAGATGCTCTTCGCTCCATGCAGAACCAGCTCCACAAACACCTCTGGGAACGAGACTGGATACCCGCA GTGAGCAGTAAGCAGACCTTGTTCCGCGGCGCCACGCACTACTACCAGGCGCAGGTGTGCCGCGCCGGGAAGGCGGTAGGGGAGGAGATCGCCCGTCTACAG CTGGCGGTGGAGTTTCTGAAGGGCAGCTCAGGTGGCAAGCTGCTGGACCTGGCGACGAAGGCTGCTCGGCAGCTGGCCGCCGCCGTCAAGGACAACGACTTCATCTACCACGAGCGCATCCCCGACGCTCGCGCGCTGGAGCCCGTGGCACGCGCTGCCGTGGCGCAGGTGCTGCCGCCGCCGGAGCGCTGGGCCTCCGCCCGCGACCTGTTCGCCAAGCTGATGCCGGCGCCCGTCCAGCAGGCCTTGCAGGCCAGCGCCGCGCGGAAGGCCGAGATGGTCAACACAGAGATCAACAAGCTGCGAGACGCCACGCAGCTGCTCAACAG CATCCTGGCGTCGCTGAGCCTGCCGGCGTGCGTGGAGAATGAGAGTGGAGTGGGGCTGCCCGAGTCCATCCGCGTGAAGGCGCGGGAGCTTCGCGAGGCTGGCGGCACTGCGGCGCTTCAGAGGCTTATGGCGGAGCTACCGGAGCTGCTGCAGCGCAACCGGGACATCCTGGACGAG GCGACGCGCATGTTACGCGAGGAGGCGGAGGCGGACGCGGCGCTGCGGGCCCAGTTCGGAGCGCGGTGGTCGCGCACGCCGTCCGACACACTCACCGAGTCGTTCCGAGCCAACGCGGCCAAGTACGCGCAGATCATCGACAACGCCGTGCGGGCCGATGCCATCGTGCGCGACAAGTTCAACACCCACAAAGAG AGTATCGAGCTGCTGAGCCGGAGCGAGGGTGAGATCGACGCGGGCGTGCCGCACGCGACACTCGTCGCCGGTAGCGACGCCGCGGCCGATGCGGTGGCGACGCTTCGCGCGCTGATGACGGAG GTGGAGGCGATGAAGAGCGAGCGCGACGCCATCGAGAGCGAGCTGAAGGACTGCACGGTGGACTTGCGGGAGCGGTTCCTGTCGGCCCTGGCGGCGGACGGCGCGCTGGACGAGCCGGCGTTGTCGGCGGGGGCTCTGGGCGCGGCCCTGGGCCCGCTGCAGCGCCGCGCCGCCGCCACGTTGGCCGCACAGGAGCGCCTGGCCGAGCGCCTGCGGGCCGCACACGCCGCGCTCGTGGCAGCTCGTGGCGGAGCCAGCGGCCGGGACGAGGCGCTGGGCCGCCTGCAAGCCGCCGCCGACGCCTACCGCGACCTCACCGCCAATCTGCAGGAGGGCGTCAAGTTCTACAACGACCTGACGCAG CTGCTGGTGGCGTTCCAGAACAAGGTGTCCGATTTCTGCTTCGCTCGTAAGACGGAGAAGGAAGAGCTCCTGAAGGACCTCACGCAGGAGGCGTCCCGCGCCGGCCCGCCGAGGCCCGCGCCCGAGCCCCCACAACAAGAG AGTCCGGCCGTCAAGAAGGAGGTGCCCCCTCGACCGCCGCCGCCAACCGCGGGCCCTCCCGCCGCCGCCGCACTGCCCTATCCAACACAACCACAAG GCATGCCGCTGCCGTACGGCGTGGCGGGCGCTCCATACCCGTCGTACGCGCCCGTGCCCGCGCTGTACAACCCGTACGCCACGCTGCCGTACCCGCACCATGTGCGCGCGCCACTGCCGCCCTCCTACCAGCCCTACCAGTACCCCGCGCAGCCCGGATACCCGCCGCCGCCCGCGCCCGGCTACCACCCGCCCTACCAGTAG
- the LOC126974393 gene encoding cytochrome c oxidase subunit NDUFA4, translated as MQGLSIESLKRHKALIPLFVCVGLGCGGALFYTARLAFRNPEVTWNRRTNPEPWEEYRTKQYKFYSPTRDYSKEDCPAPKY; from the exons ATGCAGGGCCTAAGCATTGAGAGTCTCAAGAGGCACAAAgct CTGATTCCTTTGTTTGTGTGTGTCGGCCTGGGTTGTGGTGGTGCACTGTTCTACACTGCCCGTTTGGCATTCCGCAACCCTGAGGTCACCTGGAACAGGCGCACTAACCCTGAGCCATGGGAGGAGTACAGGACcaaacaatataaattttactCTCCCACAAGAGACTACAGCAAGGAAGATTGTCCCGCCCCCAAGTATTAA